The Coffea arabica cultivar ET-39 chromosome 4e, Coffea Arabica ET-39 HiFi, whole genome shotgun sequence genome includes a window with the following:
- the LOC140005653 gene encoding uncharacterized protein, giving the protein MAVRPSSVVREGAPQPSEATDVPRSFAEVVAAKQVLGFQSKSFVSVLSSAAGGPKVQAVTSTHRGEPAMLFSIEDIEWVTVPFQFALVGKFSRGRPMMEDLRRFFRTLDLKDDFSLGLLDRRHILIRLTNEANYHHLWSRSIWYIQDVPMRIFKWSTEFHVDRESSFVPVWFTLPKLPIHMFHKECLFSIVACLGRSLCVDNATAVGSRPSVARVCVEVDLQRELPGWVWISVRDRMAFWQSLVPENLPKYCNFCLHQGHSEEECRIKHPGPRSNRLGRRQEEKGRPL; this is encoded by the coding sequence ATGGCCGTTAGGCCCTCCTCCGTCGTGAGGGAGGGGGCTCCCCAGCCATCTGAAGCCACGGATGTCCCTCGCTCGTTTGCGGAGGTTGTCGCGGCGAAGCAGGTTTTGGGCTTTCAGTCAAAGTCGTTTGTGTCTGTTTTATCCTCTGCCGCGGGGGGACCAAAGGTGCAGGCGGTGACATCGACACATAGAGGGGAGCCGGCTATGCTGTTCTCCATCGAAGACATTGAATGGGTCACAGTACCTTTCCAGTTTGCTTTGGTGGGCAAGTTCTCTAGAGGACGGCCGATGATGGAGGATCTGAGGAGATTTTTTCGCACTTTGGATTTGAAGGATGATTTCTCGCTGGGTTTGTTGGATCGGCGGCATATTCTGATTCGGTTGACAAATGAAGCAAATTACCATCATCTCTGGTCCCGTAGTATCTGGTACATACAAGACGTTCCGATGCGAATTTTCAAATGGTCGACTGAGTTTCATGTGGATAGAGAATCTTCTTTTGTGCCGGTTTGGTTCACCTTGCCGAAGCTTCCAATACACATGTTTCACAAAGAATGTCTTTTCTCCATTGTGGCATGTCTGGGTCGTTCGCTTTGCGTGGATAATGCCACAGCTGTGGGCTCGCGCCCAAGCGTAGCACGCGTCTGCGTGGAGGTGGATTTGCAGAGGGAGTTACCGGGATGGGTATGGATTTCGGTTAGGGATAGGATGGCTTTTTGGCAGTCTTTGGTGCCGGAAAATCTCCCAAAGTACTGCAATTTTTGCCTACACCAGGGTCATAGTGAGGAAGAGTGCCGCATCAAGCACCCTGGTCCCCGTTCTAACAGGCTGGGCCGTCGACAGGAGGAGAAAGGGAGGCCGCTGTAG